A single Anopheles arabiensis isolate DONGOLA chromosome 2, AaraD3, whole genome shotgun sequence DNA region contains:
- the LOC120897483 gene encoding protein GDAP2 homolog isoform X5, with protein MINDSFEFSSDDDSDTSPHDLEMGSDVEYSNINLSLAAQLSGAAHSFTQMQGDLDRQRLLGDRPRMVYESVLDDGLEGIEHQERYERLLRRAKTEDLSEVSGIGCLYQSGVDRLGRPVVVFCGKWFPAHNIDLEKALLYLIYLLDPIVKGDYVIAYFHTLTSSNNYPSLQWLKDVYSILPYKYKKNLKAFYIVHPTFWTKMMTWWFTTFMAPAIKTKVHSLPGVEHLYSAIAKDQLEIPAYITEYDMATNGIHYFQPITNTSSPAS; from the exons ATGATAAACGATTCGTTTGAATTTTCCT CTGATGACGATTCCGACACCAGCCCACATGATCTGGAAATGGGGTCCGACGTCGAGTATAGCAATATTAACCTAAGCCTGGCAGCTCAACTGTCTGGAGCAGCTCATTCCTTCACCCAGATGCAG GGTGATTTAGATCGACAACGTCTTCTGGGCGATCGGCCACGCATGGTTTACGAGAGTGTGCTTGACGATGGCTTGGAAGGAATCGAACACCAGGAAAG ATACGAACGACTGCTGCGACGTGCTAAAACGGAAGACCTGTCGGAAGTTTCTGGCATCGGATGTCTCTATCAGAGCGGCGTAGACAGGCTCGGCAGACCGGTGGTCGTGTTCTGTGGCAAATGGTTCCCCGCTCACAACATCGACCTTGAGAAG GCCCTGCTCTACCTGATCTATTTGCTCGATCCGATCGTTAAGGGCGACTACGTGATCGCCTATTTCCACACGCTGACGAGCTCGAACAACTACCCATCTCTGCAGTGGCTGAAGGACGTCTACAGCATACTGCCCTACAA GTACAAGAAGAATTTGAAAGCCTTTTACATTGTGCATCCCACTTTCTGGACAAAGATGATGACCTGGTGGTTTACAACGTTCATGGCACCGGCAATCAAGACAAAGGTGCACTCGCTCCCGGGCGTGGAGCATCTGTATTCGGCCATCGCGAAGGATCAACTGGAAATTCCGGCTTACATTACCGAGTACGATATGGCG ACCAACGGTATACACTACTTCCAACCGATCACAAACACATCGTCGCCAGCGTCCTAA